In Helicoverpa zea isolate HzStark_Cry1AcR chromosome 7, ilHelZeax1.1, whole genome shotgun sequence, the genomic window TATTAGTATAACCACCTACGAGAAACTGCTGGCAGTTTCTCCATGCATTTCGCAACTTTCTTTGCACCTTGCTATGGTGAAACTCAACGCCTTGCCGTCACACTGTTTTTGCAACTAGATATGTCCCTACTGCTGTAGTTAACGAGGCAACTTTGTTGCAGGTTAACTAATCCAAAGTTGTCTTGTCTAAGCTGTTTCTAGCTGCCTAGATCTTTTACTTAAGATTTGTATGCAAGAATGAGGTTTACATATATTAAGAACCCATACACTTAAGGATCTCTTATTTCCGAGATTTCAAGGCTGAGATCAATTGTCTGCAGTTTAAATTGCTCACAAACCAAACTCTGAGAGTATCTGGACGATTAATAGACCCCATTGGCAAGACTTAAAAGAAAAGTTAAAACCTCCATCGATACTGCGTAGGTACATGTGGGTAGATAAGTGAAGGCTGACTTCATACATATCTATAGTTCAGTCCTACGTACAGTCACAATATCGAGTGACTCAAGTTTTGTATCGTCATAGCATAGAGTAGAGAGTTCGCGTCACCGCTGGGCGGCGCGCGGGAGTGACTCAAACCGGTCCGGGGTAATCGCACACGTCCCTGAATACTATTTAAATGTCGAACGTTTTGGACTGCATTTGAAAGAGTTCCTTCTTTTTAAAGAGATAAGGTCTAAAGTTGTGTGAGCGTAGTACTTGAGTAGCATTCTCCAGGGTATTGTGTGGGGTTGGTAGGAATTTTAAATTTGGAACGCTTTGAATACAAGCCATTGTTTACTTTGAGAGTTGGATGTAGATGCTCACATCAGCGTGTGGGGTATAAAGCATCAGACGAAATTAAAAGAGTTCtcaaagttttttgaaaataatgattttgcAGATATCTGTTATTATCGATCCTTATGacgattatttttcaaatagaatTGAAAATGACCGGAAACTCGTAAGTACGGTTGCACAAAAGGTCACTTTACGTGGGTGTGTGAAATGAAAGTACCTGATCCTAAAACCAGATAGGTACCTGTTAATATGTCAAAAGGTACTCACCATTAAAAGTAAGCAATAACGGcaacaaaatataaatccaTCTCTGTTCTATCGACCAGTCCGTCATAGGGTATTTCCGCATCATGTAGGCAAACCAGAActgaaaacaattgaattaaacaaaaggatgtttttaaaatatctgtATGACAAAAGTACGATGTTCTCGACTGTATTTTGTACTTCAATCGCGTAGTTTTTCTGGGTTTTGCCACCAGGAACTACGCAGTATTTTGTCTGGATTAATGCCAGATTGGTGCCTTAAGGGTCTTCAACTGGTACTCGCAAATGATCTATGATAcatatcatcttccgagccttttcccaactatgttggggtcggcttccagtctaaccggattcagctgagtaccagtgcttatcTATGATACATATGCATCgatgtatttaaattaagtagGAACATAAGGATTTTAGAAAATCTTTACCAAAAATGGCGTTAATATTCCATAACTCCTTTTATCGAAGAATTGGCttatctacataatatatgtataagaacTAGGTTTTGCTAAAACTTACGGTCATAAAGAAAGACGTCATCACAAATATAAATCGAAACCAAGTCTCCATCTGCGTAAATGCTGGGTTGTAAGTTTTGaactggaaaaaaaaaatagtttccttaatccatttttttatttaatgtttcacGTGAAATTCAGTAGGCCCAGGAGCCTTTATTTAAGCATAAAAAGGTCTCCTCAATGGTCACTTaaccatattattttatttgggacCACCCTTTATGTGCCAGGCCTGCGATAACTCATTCACATATCCCACAGCAAAAAACCGTACTTACCATAATGTCTCAAAATAAATTCCCAACCAGCTATTATCGTCCATCTTACTGTCTCAAGATACTCACATAGAAAATGATGTCTCTAATAAAGTATCTGTGGTGGAACTCCTTGAGCCCGAAGAAGTTGACGTTGAACACGTAATGTGTGTAGTCCAGCCATAGGATGTGGAGTATCATCACCTCGTCGCATACTCGCTTCTTGCACTTTAGGTGTTGGGTCCTGGAAGAGTTCGTGAAAGAAAGGGTTCAGTTTTACACCAGGAAGATTTAGAGCTGTAGAAATGTTTGGTCTTTGAATTTCTAGATTAGTAAGGGTCGGGAGACTAGGAGCCTAGACGTAGAAGTCTAGCAATCTAAAGATCATTCAGGATCGAATACGCCCTACGAAGTGTCGGGAGACTAGGGGCCTCTAGAACTTCAGCAATATATAGCAGTACGGGACATTCAAGAACTAAGGcgaaatcaatattgttttgaaaatttgCTCCTCGGTGTGATCCGTTGCTAACATGTGTTCACACACAATGGTTGCAGTTTCGCGGaaattttagaaatgttctgACGTAATTTGTTTCTGTTTGTTAGAGCGAGTAGACCTTACTTAATCCTTTCTTTCCGATAGAGATCGTAAAGGATCCTACAAAGTTACGTATAGCTTTCATTACCTAAACATGTTTTAACTTACCTATTGGGAGCGTCTGCTTCAGACAGAATATCTTCCGTTGTATGGTCTGCTAACACGCCTTCTATAGAAATACTAACTTGGAAGCTTTTGTCGAATATCTCTTCTGCAAAAATAATCACACATTAGTTCCATGAAAGCAAACATATAGGTATAGGAGTCAAGTAAGACATATCTGAACAGATTTTGGAGGTATTTTTATCTGTAACAGTGATAAGCAGAACTTGTTCCCATCACGTGAGGTAAAATATTAGGTAGTTACTAACTAGAAAGGCAAGAAACATGGACTGACATGGAGACACCGTTTTCTACATACATTTAGACAATAACCGATAGATTATTGAGTATAAAAACTGCCCCAGATTCaaaaaagcgtttttttttggaaccgtgcactgCAATTTTTACCCTGCGCCGATTATTGCCAgacgtaaaaattaaaattacatctaCAAACCAAACTGCTAGTTTTTATCATCGTACCATCGTCGTTGTTAGTGAGTATCTCAGCCATGAGCCACAGCTGCTGCGCGCGCAGGCCGAGCGCCTTGCTGTGCAGGTGGAAGGGGCCCTGGTAGATGCTGCTCGCGTTCGTCAGCACTGATGATGCGGGGATGGAAGTCGTCATAGTGGGTGAGGGGCCTAGAATGTTTAGATATTTTCGCTTAAGCCGTAGGTATACAGAGAAAAGTAGCTGGTGCAGATTTAACATCACTTATCGCCAGTGGTCCATTGAATGGCCGTATTGAATTCTACGTGACTCCATTCTGGTAATAGTTACGTAGATTAAAGCAACGCGAAGTAAATGTAGCTGTTCTAGaatgaactttattattttttatgtttcgtACGCTACGCAATTTGAACTGGTTCAAAATTcatgttgtttatttaattggaAAATATTCTTACAAGCGATAAGTACGATCATTGGTCGAAGAGTAAGTGTCTAAGCTGGTAAATCTAAAGATTACTCCTTTAGTAGGGGTCTTCTAAGTATTGTTatgaattaactataataaattaatagtttgtTACCTGCCAATCCTATAAATACGCCTAAGCCGAAACAAGCGAAAAACGCAATAAATACCATCACAAACTCCCCTTTGTGCATTGAATAAATCCTCATTTGAAcagatctgaaaaaaaaaatacaagttatttattttcttcttagcttctattttcaaaaataatatagaacGATTTCTGAATGTAGATTAAATATAATgtccaaaaaataattaacgacTCCCCATGCTATCAGGAAACTGCTGTGTAAGGTCATAAATCAGATTTCCGTAAATATTGTACTGCGCAGTTCTTTCAAaaacatgcaaaaaaaaaaaacataatatacataccttTCACAGCGATCATGATGATATGCCGGCgcgatatatttattaaattcgcTGAACAAATCACTGAATTGTGACAATGTGTTGCGGATCTTATAATTCCAGCCACCAGTCGGTAAATGATAAGAATACCCAACATTCGCTGTATCCATGTTTGCTAACTAATTTAACACTCACAAATAAACGAAGAGTGGTTAAATCAAAAGGTAACTTGAAACAATAATTGCGGAATATGAAAATTGTACTATGAGTGTTTGTCCTACATTTGGTTAGGCTTGTTTACAAGCAGATTATCGATTTTCGCGCTGCCTCGGGGCTGCCATAGTGAACGATGGGGTAGTGACGTGGCGACGCATCGAGACTCTATCGagggttatatttttatatatatttgtataaatatatcgTATAGATAAGATTTGGTTATTCTTATTGAAGTATTTTAACGGCTAATGTTTGTTGTCGATGTTGGGCATTACAATTATGCCCGTAGCGGTGTAGGAGGTATGTATTTACTTCTTAGTACGGGCAAGTACAAAAACGTCTTCTGCTTGATAATAGCAATTAATTTCAACTTAGAATAAATCAACATTAGTTTTGATCTTATGGGTCCATAGAATTTGATTCAAATACATGGTGGATTAGGGAAAGATATGGAATTACTTTTACGCCATCTAGCGGCTAACTTAAAATTGTAGTTTGAACTGTCAGTCGGAAAATTTGACTATCCGGGAAAATTTCATAACGCTCTCTTGGGTGTTCAAGGGATTTGTCACGTAAAGACAAATAACTACTGATTAACTGATTCTACCTCGTTAATAAAAACGAACTTCAGTTACCGCTGACAataagtacttataaaaaacttgtaagtatagtttttttcttatttaaacgGTTCTGTTTTCCATATCAATACTCGTAACTTTCAATGgagataattaaaacaaattctaataattaaattatttattcaacacGAAGCTTCCACATGCAAACacttacaaataaaactttagacaaatacattttaacaaaaaagtttatCTAAATTCGagaagtttattaaataataaataggaacaaattaaatatgaataaaaataacttcagtTGGCAACAGAATTAACTCTTTTCTCAAGAATTTTgggtataaaaattatttagcacacattaaaatagtttttattctaGAAAGTGTAAATAGGTTGaataaaataggtttttatgTCAACTGTGTTGCCAACTGCacttaataaatatgaataaggaATGTATAGGTTAAcggtaattatatatttatttttttcttagtatcAAAGTAAACTGTCTGCCTTTTAGGTCACagcaatattttacatttttcatgttctttttgtatataatgttttcttgttttcttttgtcgataatatgataatattttatgtaatcacCACAGATTTTTTGACACTATCTATTCtccttaattttttaattaaaactatatttgccattacattttttaagtttggtaacttttaaaatatttttagcatacataaaattatttatagtttatttattggtaaataaATTGCTCTATGGTTAAGCTTATGACACGACAATGACTAATTCGTATTATACATTTCATAGCCACATTATGAGATAGTAACTGCGGACTCCAATAACTGATCCATCCATTTTTCGATAAGAGATTGAAATATTGACACTAGCTTCATACAAGTTATCTCTTATCGAAAAACCACTGATGGGTCGATTATTGGAATCCGTAGTAAGATAACACTTAAAACTGAACACAAAGTAAAACGTTGGTGGGAAGCAGGCCTTTAATACATAGTGTTGTGCAGTGCATTTATcgatagaattttattttatttatattctacaATCTTTACATCGACTCTTgtgcgtattttttattttttaatatatataaaacaattgaagaaCGGCAATTTTTGGtagaatgtaaataatatgatgTGTAACAAacagtgtttattttaattgattgtaCTAAAACTAAAATGTGATGTTTGCtttaaaactataattttcgataaaagttaaaattattataagctttaatttataaaacatattataataagtacatattattttgcCAAATATTAAGAACTAGCTAGCTTAGCTTTACATACTACACTCTAATTTGGCAAATACCTATTATGAAAATACACACtttttaaaagttataatttctaataaataatatcttaagttataaatacgtaaacaaaaaatagacaTAATAAtagaaatcttaaaaaaaacatcgtttaagaaataaaaagaatcGATATTCGTGGTTTTTATCGAgttgatatattttaaatataaaatagtgttGTCTTCAAATCTCGAGCATACTGTccctattacaaaataattgaaatatattgACAGTATGTGAATTTGTTTGACAAAGTTAAGTGTTATTTTTCACCATACTGTAATAATTTTGTCTCACGTgacgatttttatttttgtatattatgtaaaagttaATATCAAGTTTCGAAAGATATAAGGTTTTCTAGATCTAAATTACCGCAAAAATATGAACTCATTTATAGAAATGGCACACTTTAGGTTTCATTTTACGGtaattgaatttagaataaattatatactcattaaaatatatagtttttttttaaattaaaagtaattttctaTTTCGGGCGACTAGTTCGCGGCTTAGGTATAAATATCGCAATGTATACTgctaaataaaaactacttaaattacaattattttaggctttatatttttagatcATTTACATTTTCCAATTTgaaaatcagaaaaaaaaaacttagatatATTAGCTGCCATATATCGAGGTtcgataaataatatttttatattatacagaTCTTAACGACTTTGGGTCAATAGTTCAAAACCCTCTGAAGTATTAGAAATCAACTCTATCATGTGTAAATAAAGTCGAAATTGGTGTAACAAAACGAATTCTAGTACTGACGCTCTTCAAAACTATAGGGCTGTCCACAGATATAGTAAAGCGTATCGATACAATATCGACTTTATTATCATTGAAATAATATCCAAAATTAATTATCACatgaagataataatataatcaaatcGACTATACGTGTCAGTTGGGTTAATTGATTTTAGATGCCATTTCAATGTCGATAAAGTTTTTTATAGCTCTTCACTATAAATGTACGTCTCAGGAACGTTCGAGAACATgtaagctgttgatttgcatccgggTCAAATTTGaggaggttgacataaaatacgtta contains:
- the LOC124631784 gene encoding transmembrane protein 181 produces the protein MDTANVGYSYHLPTGGWNYKIRNTLSQFSDLFSEFNKYIAPAYHHDRCERSVQMRIYSMHKGEFVMVFIAFFACFGLGVFIGLAGPSPTMTTSIPASSVLTNASSIYQGPFHLHSKALGLRAQQLWLMAEILTNNDDEEIFDKSFQVSISIEGVLADHTTEDILSEADAPNRTQHLKCKKRVCDEVMILHILWLDYTHYVFNVNFFGLKEFHHRYFIRDIIFYFKTYNPAFTQMETWFRFIFVMTSFFMTFWFAYMMRKYPMTDWSIEQRWIYILLPLLLTFNDPIYPLRFFPGAIMAPLIGNFFQTIFLGAVMISWLVQYHGLRQNDRGIVSFYLFKYVVVIMCGIPAIVLGNWQKFNSYLDPTFNYMMDPDYPLVKLWFFCAITIYFLYLLILIIKAYSDLRNMPFFDIRLRCLSIVVGTVTSIITILALQGWGPAALQDHWACQPKVHFDTSAPFMALYGLFNFYIYILAYLFSPGGGNIHETAITKDNPAFSMINDSDEEVIYGSDEESRRPLNSHHRITTDEDL